The nucleotide sequence AGAACAACGGCCAGTTCAACATCAGCGACCCGCGCTACCTGAACACGCTGAAGCTGTTCCTCACGGGCGTGTCGCCGCTCGAGTACGCGGCGCACCGCGGCTATGCGATGGCCGGGCGGTCGTTCCGCGGCGTGGGCGCGCGCGTGGCCTGCCAGATGCAGTCGATCGACGAGCTGCGCCATGCGCAGACGCAGTTCCACACCATCAGCCACTTCAACAAGTACTTCAACGGCCTGCACGATCCGCAGCACATGCACGACCGCGTGTGGTACCTGTCGGTGCCCAAGAGCTACTTCGAGGACGCGATGAGCGCCGGGCCCTTCGAGTTCGTGACCGCGATCTCGTTCTCGTTCGAGTACGTGCTGACCAACCTGCTGTTCATGCCCTTCATGAGCGGCGCCGCCTACAACGGCGACATGGCCACCGTGACCTTCGGCTTCTCGGCCCAGAGCGACGAGTCGCGCCACATGACGCTGGGCCTGGAGGTGGTGAAGTTCATCCTCGAGCAGGACCCGGGCAACGTGCCGATCGTGCAGAAGTGGGTCGACAAGTGGTTCTGGCGCGGCTACCGGCTGCTGACGCTGGTGTCGATGATGATGGACTACATGCTCCCCAAGCGGGTGATGAGCTGGTCCGAGGCCTGGGAGATGTACTTCGAGAAGAACGGCGGCGCGCTGTTCCAGGACCTCTCGCGCTACGGCATCCGCATGCCCAAGTACCACGAGGTGGCGAGCAAGGAGAAGGGCCGGCTCTCGCACGAGGCCTGGGCCATCTTCAACAACTACGGCCACGCGGCCAACATCAACGTGTGGGCACCGCGCCCCGACGAGATGGAATGGTTGTCGGCGAAGTACCCCGACACCTTCGACGCGCTGTACCGCCCGCGCTTCGAATGGCTGGCCGCGCAGGAGCAGCAGGGCAAGCGCTGGTTCAACAACACGCTGCCGATGCTGTGCCAGACCTGCCAGATCCCCATGGCCTTCACCGAGCCCGACGACCCGACCAAGATCTGCTATCGCGAGAGCAGCTACCACGGCATGAAGTACCACTTCTGCTCCGACGGCTGCAAGGACGTGTTCGACGGCGAGCCCGAGAAGTACGTGCAGGCCTGGCTGCCGGTGCACCAGATCTACCAGGGCAACTGCTTCCCCGAGGGCACCGACCCGACGGTCGAGGGCTTCAACCCGCTCGCGGCGGTGCTCGACTACTACCACATCAACGCGGGCGCGGACAACGGCGAATTCAGCGGCTCCCCGGACCAGGCGAACTGGGATC is from Variovorax paradoxus and encodes:
- a CDS encoding YHS domain-containing protein; the protein is MTTPNSSTGKRLGLKERYAMMTRGLGWETSYQSMDDVFPFDQFEGIKIHDWDKWEDPFRLTMDAYWKFQGEKEKKLYAIIDAFQQNNGQFNISDPRYLNTLKLFLTGVSPLEYAAHRGYAMAGRSFRGVGARVACQMQSIDELRHAQTQFHTISHFNKYFNGLHDPQHMHDRVWYLSVPKSYFEDAMSAGPFEFVTAISFSFEYVLTNLLFMPFMSGAAYNGDMATVTFGFSAQSDESRHMTLGLEVVKFILEQDPGNVPIVQKWVDKWFWRGYRLLTLVSMMMDYMLPKRVMSWSEAWEMYFEKNGGALFQDLSRYGIRMPKYHEVASKEKGRLSHEAWAIFNNYGHAANINVWAPRPDEMEWLSAKYPDTFDALYRPRFEWLAAQEQQGKRWFNNTLPMLCQTCQIPMAFTEPDDPTKICYRESSYHGMKYHFCSDGCKDVFDGEPEKYVQAWLPVHQIYQGNCFPEGTDPTVEGFNPLAAVLDYYHINAGADNGEFSGSPDQANWDRWTGQDTSGERRAPPEQEAIVA